The DNA window TAGAGAATTACCAGGTGTCTTCGCAGGCTTAGTAGCAGCACAACTTATACGAATCGAGCTCACAGAATATGTCCGATGGAGTTTTGCAGCCTCTATGGGACGCCAGGAATTGCCAGATGTGAAATCTGAACAGGATGATAACCTTGATGAGCAAGCAAGATTCCGTACAGGGCTGGCTGCGATCATTGTGGGCATGAGAGAAAGGAGGAACACAAGCTTTGGAGGACTCGAGTGAATTAGAAGACGGCTTCTAAGTCCTAGGCTGCATCCTGTTACTGGAAAgagatattttattttatttttttggaaGCAGAAATGTCCAAAGGACCCAGTGGTTTTGGATCGGTGCATATCTGAACTAGTGGTGGAGGTTGAGCAAGAGCTGAGATTGACAATCTGGATTCTGGGCGTGTGGCTTGCTCTGGCCCCACCACACCAACAATCTGGAAAATACTTACCTCTGTGTTTCTCATCCCATGATACAATTTCAAACGTTCGGCAAAAAAGATCCAGCCTTCTCTGGATGTGCAGAAAATGGAAGAACAAAAAAAAAGGCAACAGTATTTGTGCAAAATTCAGCTGTTTATTGGTAGCCACCAGTTCCAAGTTCCATCCTACAAATGGGAATACTAGGATGCCCAAAGAGACTGTTCGCCTGAAATTCAAATGAAGAACTAAAGAAAACTGCAACTAAATCCGGAGATGCCGAGGCTCCCTGCCATGCTTCAGCTGCCATGCCCAACACCATAACCATTTCCCTGCCATGCTTCAGCTCAGCTTTGTTCTGCTCACTCACTCCAGTACCCGTCATTTTCCTTCTcttccttctcttcctcctcatcacCCTCCTCGCCGATCTCCATCACTGCCTCCCGGAACCGCTTGACATCATCCAATGCCGCCTTCCGGAACATCCCAATGTCCACAGCGCCAGCCACCATATGGTAACCCCTGAGCTTGAGCTGCTCAGGCGGGTCATTCTGCATTGCAAACCCGCCCAAGTAAGCAGCATTgccagccgcagccgccgccaccttcttcttcctggcctCTAGCACCTTCCTCTCGGCCTCCCTCAGCGCCGCCCGCACCTTCCTGTTCCCGGGGTCCCACAGGTACCCCATGCTGGCCGACAGGTCGAGCGGGCCCATCTGCACGACGTCCACGCCGTCGACAGCGGCGATGGCGTCGACCTCCGCGATCCCGGCGGCGGTTTCGACCTGGCAGATGATGAGCGTGTCGTCCTCGCAGCGGGAGAGGTAGGAGTCGTCGAGGCCGTAGGCGGAGGCGCGGATGATGGGGTGCGCGGCGCCGCGGACGCCGCGCGGAGGGTAGCGGCAGTGCGAGACCGcctctgcggcggcggcgggggactcGACGGCGGGGAGCATGAGCCCCGCGGGGCCGAGGTCGAGCGCCTTCTTGGCCCACACGGCGCTGGCCTCCGGGAGGCGGAGCACGGCGGGGGTCCGCGCGGCGTCGAGCGCGCGGAGGCAGGCGAGGGCCTCGGGGATCCCGCCCGGCCCGTGCTCCATGTCGACGACGACGTAGTCGTAGCCAGCGAGGGCGGCGAGCTCGGCGAGAGTGGGCGagaaggagaggaggaagaggccgTAGAGGGTGtccccggcggcgaggcgggacTTGAGGGAGGGCGCGGGGGAGAGGAGGTCGGATGCCGCGGCCGAGATCGCGGGGGCGGGGCGACTGCGGCGGGGCAGCGCGGTGGTGATGGGGCGGGAGGGGTGATGCGAGG is part of the Panicum hallii strain FIL2 chromosome 2, PHallii_v3.1, whole genome shotgun sequence genome and encodes:
- the LOC112879857 gene encoding uncharacterized protein LOC112879857, whose translation is MAAASASLSHLLLAPRRRTPPNPSHHPSRPITTALPRRSRPAPAISAAASDLLSPAPSLKSRLAAGDTLYGLFLLSFSPTLAELAALAGYDYVVVDMEHGPGGIPEALACLRALDAARTPAVLRLPEASAVWAKKALDLGPAGLMLPAVESPAAAAEAVSHCRYPPRGVRGAAHPIIRASAYGLDDSYLSRCEDDTLIICQVETAAGIAEVDAIAAVDGVDVVQMGPLDLSASMGYLWDPGNRKVRAALREAERKVLEARKKKVAAAAAGNAAYLGGFAMQNDPPEQLKLRGYHMVAGAVDIGMFRKAALDDVKRFREAVMEIGEEGDEEEEKEEKENDGYWSE